The region ataataatataaaaatgtataCATTTATCCAAacgtatttatttataaataacagTCCATGGATTATAAAAGAGCAGTCATATAATATAAATAACTGTAAGAATGTGTATAAAAAGTGCGGTGGATGTTCGATAATTTATGACAACgtgaaataaatatttataaatatgaaCTGTGGTTGAAGGCTTCCAAAATTTAACCAAGGATGGCCTTACTGTGGCCATAGGCGTAAGGAGCAGCATAACCTCCGTAAGCCAGAGGGGCAGCATAGCCATGTCCGTAAGCCAGAGGAGCAGCTACGGGAGCATGAGCGACAGCAACGGGAGCAGCAACCTTGGCAACAGCAGCAACAGCGGGTTCACGGTGGACAACGGCATTAAATCCATTGACTGGGTCAGCGGTGTACTCTACAGTACGACGGGTGCCGTCAGGCTCAACCAGGCTGTAGCTACCCTGGACAACATCTCCTTGACGGCTCTCCTGCTGTCCCTTGGAGTCTCCGGTCAGAGCGTCCTGGATGTCGTAGGAGTAGCTGTAGCTTGGGTTGGGGTCGTAGTCGGTGTCGACGGCGACGGGAGCAGCGACCTTAGCGACGGCGGGGGCAGCGGCGTAGGCTACAGGTCCGTGGGCATAGGCAGGGGCAGCGTAGGCTACAGGTGCGTGGGCGTAGGCAGGGGCAGCATAGGATACAGGTCCGTGGGCGTAGGCAGGGGCGGCATAGGATACAGGTGCTCCTGGAGCGTAGACGGCGGGTGCGCCAAGGATACCGGCCTTAGCTACGGCCACAAGGGCGGCAAAGACGACAAACTGAAATATTCAAACAATTCAATTAGGTTTCAAAATCCA is a window of Anabrus simplex isolate iqAnaSimp1 chromosome 13, ASM4041472v1, whole genome shotgun sequence DNA encoding:
- the LOC136884646 gene encoding cuticle protein 21-like, with protein sequence MAYKFVVFAALVAVAKAGILGAPAVYAPGAPVSYAAPAYAHGPVSYAAPAYAHAPVAYAAPAYAHGPVAYAAAPAVAKVAAPVAVDTDYDPNPSYSYSYDIQDALTGDSKGQQESRQGDVVQGSYSLVEPDGTRRTVEYTADPVNGFNAVVHREPAVAAVAKVAAPVAVAHAPVAAPLAYGHGYAAPLAYGGYAAPYAYGHSKAILG